TAAGTATAATGTCAATCGGGTCTTAGCAAAACGAGAGGTCCAGAACGCCATACTTACTGGCATTCAACTTGATATACTAGCTGAACAAAATAAACTCGAAGAACCGTTACTCAGTATCTTGAAAAAAGACGAAGGCCTTTACGGTGTAGATGAAGTTATTGCTTTATCAATCGTCAACATTTATGGATCAATCGGATTCACCAATTATGGATTCATTGATAAACAAAAGCCTGGTATTTTAAAAATGTTAAATGACAAGTCCACAGGTCAATGTCATACATTTCTTGATGACATCGTCGGTGCGGTTGCCGCTGCTGCCTCAAGCCGCTTAGCTCACCGTGCCTCGAATGCAGAGTAGGGTCGAATTCGACTCTGCTTTTTTTATGCGTTAGGCTCAATTATAAAGAATGTTGTTTTTTGATCAACTTCAGGCGGACGTTTCCGCGGGCAACGCTTCAGCCTGTTGCTTTTCCCGCTGGAGTCGCCGCCTTATGCTTCTATTTTCTTCTAACAGAGCTATACGTTAAAAAATATTTTACCCGACGTAGTTGAAAATTTGTAAGTAAGTATGTGTACAGCTAGCGCTTATCCTGTGCTAAGGCTTGTCTGAGCCAAGTTTTCTTTATTCATTCAATTCCCATAAATCTAAAGAATCAATCGTGTAAGTTGGTTGCTTGTCAGTAGGAATTTGATCTAAACTTGTTGTAACCCCCGTATAAACGAGTAAAGTATCAAGACCAGCATTCATTCCCGCAAGGATGTCAGTATCATAATTGTCACCAATCATTAATACATCCTCTTTTGGAAGGTTTAATTGTTGCATCGCTAGCTCCATGATGATGGCCTCTGGTTTACCAATAAAAATCGGATCTACCCCAGTTGATACAGACACGACAGACGTTAAAGCACCATTGCCAGGAACAAATCCACGATCAGTCGGAAATGCGACATCCTTATTTGTTGATAACAAGGTGGCTCCTTTACGGACTGCTAAGCACGCTGTTTCTAACTTTTGATAGGTTAGTCCACGATCAATTCCCATGACTACATAATCTACGTTCTCATCATCTACAATATCAAAACCACACTGTTCAATTGCATGTTGAAGCCCTCTTTCTCCAATCATGAATACACGAGCAGTCTTGTTATCCCGTTTAATATATTCGGCTGTAGCCATGGACGACGTGAAGACGTGTTCAGGAGTTGCAGGCACTCCAAATTTTTGCAATCGTTCTGTAACTTGATCTCTCGTATTTGCAGAATTATTCGTTACGAATAAATAAGGAATGTCCCTCTTCTTTAACTCGTTAACGAAATCTACAGCTTCTTGAATTTTCTCTTTTCCTCTATACATTGTTCCATCTAAATCAATCAAATAACCTTTATATTTCATAACGATGATTTCCTCCTATTGCTTCATCCTGTAACAACTATAAGGAAACCACGATAAGAAATGCAACTTTTATAAGCTTGAAATAGCTGCAGACTAAAACTAGAAATTGAGATTGGAGACTTAAAGGCTCTGCGTGGGTGTAATAAAATCAATCAAAAAAGCTACCTTGTGAGGCAGCTTTAACATTGATTTATTTACTTATCTTCAGGTAGAAAAGCGGAAACGGGTCCCAGCTCTTCCGTCAAATAACTACGGATTTGGTCTGGAAAGTGTTTAAGCGAATGGATATTGACTTGTAAAACTTCCGCTAATCTCGCATGATCAATACTTGTATAGTCTTGTACAAGCTGTTTTCTCAAAGCGATAATGGTCTTCAAGCGACTCGCGTCATCCTTCGTGACGACCTTTTCATCATCTAAAATTTCAATGATATCTTCGTAACTTCCAGGATCCCGCATAATAAAACCATCAATCATCTTATTTCCAACATCAAGTACGGATTCAATGATGGTATGTGCGATACGCTCTAAGGCAAATTGGTCTTTACGGTTATCTTCAAACGTATGAGTTTCAAATGTTTCAATACCGCGATTAATAAATGTTAATAATTCCTCTATCTTCTTACGATCGACAAAATACACAATTCTTCACCCAACTTTAATTTTATAGAGAAGGCGTCGGAATCAGTCTAGGACGAGCATAAAAAAAGCCTTGCACCATATGTACACCATTTCGTTTCATGACAGATGCTTCTTCAGCTGTTTCAATTCCTTCTGCAACAACAAGAGCATTCGCTTCTTTCGCAATATGGAGGAGCCCTTGTAGCATTGATTCCTTCAGCTTATTCCCATTAATATTTTCAATTAATGAGCGATCTACTTTAATAATATCAGGACGAAGGAAAGAAATCGAGTTTAGACTCGCATAACCAGCACCTGTATCATCTAAAGCAATCCGAATGTTCTGTTGTCGTAGACCTTCTACAGTTTTACTAATGTGAGGATACCGGTCAATCGATTCCCTTTCAGTAATTTCAAATACAATTTTAGAAGGATCAATGTGAGGGTGTTGTAACAAAATCGAACGAA
This Pseudalkalibacillus berkeleyi DNA region includes the following protein-coding sequences:
- a CDS encoding phosphatidylglycerophosphatase A family protein, which encodes MTEQNTPEPQSEVEQKARKLLYDRGVTEDDIAELVYYLQNQYHDDLDLENCKYNVNRVLAKREVQNAILTGIQLDILAEQNKLEEPLLSILKKDEGLYGVDEVIALSIVNIYGSIGFTNYGFIDKQKPGILKMLNDKSTGQCHTFLDDIVGAVAAAASSRLAHRASNAE
- a CDS encoding TIGR01457 family HAD-type hydrolase, which codes for MKYKGYLIDLDGTMYRGKEKIQEAVDFVNELKKRDIPYLFVTNNSANTRDQVTERLQKFGVPATPEHVFTSSMATAEYIKRDNKTARVFMIGERGLQHAIEQCGFDIVDDENVDYVVMGIDRGLTYQKLETACLAVRKGATLLSTNKDVAFPTDRGFVPGNGALTSVVSVSTGVDPIFIGKPEAIIMELAMQQLNLPKEDVLMIGDNYDTDILAGMNAGLDTLLVYTGVTTSLDQIPTDKQPTYTIDSLDLWELNE
- a CDS encoding DUF86 domain-containing protein gives rise to the protein MYFVDRKKIEELLTFINRGIETFETHTFEDNRKDQFALERIAHTIIESVLDVGNKMIDGFIMRDPGSYEDIIEILDDEKVVTKDDASRLKTIIALRKQLVQDYTSIDHARLAEVLQVNIHSLKHFPDQIRSYLTEELGPVSAFLPEDK